One part of the Streptomyces sp. NBC_00286 genome encodes these proteins:
- a CDS encoding twin-arginine translocation signal domain-containing protein, with product MSTERPDPVLTSPADPPASPSAPSRRTFIATSTAIGGTVVAGGLVAGPLTSAAEEAVAAEAPPGSRVSLTVNGVRHTVTVDNSPGLIHHRPLPFRRPLSAAEVSDRTVEPCDDSRMFVTVTLGRLPCTGSHTRSCLCQAPHPVPWRSVVLTSTGGVTRFFP from the coding sequence ATGTCCACCGAACGTCCCGACCCAGTCTTGACTTCCCCCGCCGACCCCCCTGCGTCCCCCTCCGCGCCGTCGCGACGTACCTTTATCGCCACGAGCACGGCCATCGGCGGAACGGTCGTGGCCGGCGGCCTGGTCGCGGGTCCGCTCACGTCCGCCGCGGAGGAAGCGGTGGCTGCCGAGGCGCCGCCCGGCAGCCGCGTCTCCTTGACGGTCAACGGCGTCCGGCACACCGTCACGGTCGACAACAGTCCTGGTCTCATTCACCACCGTCCGTTGCCGTTCAGGAGGCCCCTCTCCGCTGCAGAGGTGTCGGACCGCACTGTGGAGCCGTGCGATGACAGCAGGATGTTCGTGACGGTCACACTCGGCCGCCTTCCTTGTACGGGGAGCCACACCCGGTCTTGCTTGTGTCAAGCGCCACACCCGGTGCCGTGGCGCTCCGTTGTGTTGACGTCCACAGGGGGAGTCACCAGGTTCTTCCCGTGA
- a CDS encoding carbohydrate ABC transporter permease: MSTRAQPAGAPPPPEAETQQAGPDRAALSAGARQERRLGWLLCAPAVVVMIAVTAYPIGYAVYLSLQRYDLRFPGRAEFVGLSNYGAVLSSPFWWDAFWVTLFITAVSVAIELVLGMGLALVMHRTIFWRGTVRTSVLVPYGIVTVVAAFSWQYAWTPELGYLAELLPSGEAPLTEQWPALWLIILAEVWKTTPFMALLLLAGLALVPEETLKAAMVDGATAWQRFTKIMLPLMKPAILVALLFRTLDAFRIFDNIYILTAGAQDTGSLSILGYDNLFTALNLGIGSAISVLIFICVAIIAFTFVKLFGAAAPGAEVKR; the protein is encoded by the coding sequence ATGAGCACGCGGGCGCAACCGGCCGGAGCTCCGCCGCCCCCCGAGGCGGAGACGCAGCAGGCAGGGCCGGACCGGGCGGCACTTTCGGCGGGCGCCAGGCAGGAGCGGCGGCTCGGCTGGCTGCTCTGCGCGCCCGCCGTCGTCGTCATGATCGCCGTGACCGCCTACCCCATCGGGTACGCCGTCTATCTGTCCCTCCAGCGGTACGACCTGCGCTTCCCCGGACGGGCGGAGTTCGTGGGCCTGAGCAACTACGGGGCGGTGCTGTCCTCCCCGTTCTGGTGGGACGCCTTCTGGGTCACGCTGTTCATCACCGCCGTGTCCGTGGCGATCGAACTGGTCCTCGGTATGGGGCTCGCCCTGGTGATGCACCGCACGATCTTCTGGCGCGGCACCGTACGCACCTCAGTCCTCGTCCCGTACGGGATCGTCACCGTCGTCGCCGCCTTCTCCTGGCAGTACGCCTGGACCCCGGAGCTCGGCTACCTCGCCGAGCTGTTGCCCAGCGGAGAGGCCCCCCTGACAGAGCAGTGGCCCGCCCTGTGGCTGATCATCCTCGCCGAGGTGTGGAAGACGACGCCGTTCATGGCCCTGCTGCTGCTCGCGGGCCTCGCGCTGGTGCCCGAGGAGACCCTGAAGGCGGCCATGGTGGACGGTGCCACGGCCTGGCAGCGCTTCACCAAGATCATGCTGCCGCTGATGAAACCGGCCATCCTGGTGGCACTGCTCTTCCGCACCCTGGACGCGTTCAGGATCTTCGACAACATCTACATCCTGACCGCCGGCGCCCAGGACACGGGCTCCTTGTCGATCCTCGGCTACGACAACCTGTTCACCGCGCTGAACCTGGGCATCGGGTCGGCGATCTCGGTGCTGATCTTCATCTGCGTCGCGATCATCGCCTTCACCTTCGTCAAACTGTTCGGCGCCGCCGCACCGGGCGCGGAGGTGAAGCGCTGA
- a CDS encoding PAS domain S-box protein: MTTPPGGSQDPPASLRDLETMLDAVTDHAVVKLGPGGEVVRWSRSAQAMTGYAEPEMLGQLVSVLHTEEDSGAGLMEQELESARQDGRREFQGWRVRKGGERFLAHISLTPVRGEHGAVSGFVKVFRDVTESARAESLFHGLLESAPDAMVIVGSDARIVLVNRQVEALFGFERAELVGREIEVLVPPRFRDRHVGHRSGFLADPRLRPMGAGLELSGMRRDGTEFPVEISLSPLETAEGTLVAAAIRDVTERRETEQRLLRQRDEILELSTPVIQVWDKVLALPIIGTLDTLRATRLTEGLLEKIAQTQAEVAILDISGVPTIDTQVAQHLLKTVQAAALMGTVSIMSGVRPETAQSMVHLGIDMGRLRSRNTLQDALQLALAVLAERAGTAAAAARALTSGESQ, translated from the coding sequence ATGACGACGCCACCGGGAGGCAGCCAGGATCCGCCGGCGAGCCTGCGTGATCTTGAGACGATGCTGGACGCGGTCACGGACCATGCCGTCGTCAAGCTGGGGCCGGGAGGTGAGGTGGTCCGCTGGAGCCGCAGTGCCCAGGCGATGACTGGCTACGCGGAGCCCGAGATGCTGGGGCAGTTGGTGTCGGTGCTTCACACCGAGGAAGACAGCGGCGCCGGGTTGATGGAGCAGGAACTGGAGTCCGCCCGCCAGGACGGGCGGCGGGAGTTCCAGGGCTGGCGGGTCCGCAAGGGCGGCGAGCGATTCCTGGCCCACATCTCCCTGACGCCGGTGCGCGGCGAGCACGGTGCGGTGAGCGGCTTCGTCAAGGTCTTCCGGGACGTCACGGAGAGCGCGCGGGCCGAGTCGCTGTTCCATGGGCTGCTGGAGTCGGCCCCGGACGCGATGGTGATCGTGGGATCGGACGCGCGGATCGTCCTCGTCAACCGACAAGTGGAGGCGCTGTTCGGCTTCGAACGGGCCGAGTTGGTGGGCCGGGAGATCGAGGTGCTGGTGCCGCCGCGGTTCCGCGACCGCCACGTCGGCCACCGCTCCGGCTTCCTCGCCGATCCCCGGCTGCGGCCGATGGGGGCGGGGCTGGAGCTGTCCGGGATGCGCCGGGACGGCACCGAGTTCCCCGTCGAGATCAGCCTGAGTCCGCTGGAGACCGCCGAGGGGACGCTCGTGGCGGCGGCGATCCGGGACGTCACCGAGCGCCGGGAGACCGAGCAGCGGCTGCTGCGGCAGCGCGACGAGATCCTGGAGCTGTCCACGCCGGTGATCCAGGTGTGGGACAAGGTGCTGGCGCTGCCGATCATCGGCACACTGGACACGCTGCGGGCCACTCGGCTGACCGAGGGCTTGCTGGAGAAGATCGCGCAGACCCAGGCCGAGGTGGCCATCCTGGACATCAGCGGGGTGCCCACCATCGACACCCAGGTCGCCCAGCATCTGCTGAAGACGGTGCAGGCGGCCGCCCTGATGGGGACGGTGAGCATCATGAGCGGGGTGCGGCCAGAGACGGCCCAGTCCATGGTGCACCTGGGCATCGACATGGGACGCCTGCGCTCCCGTAACACGTTGCAGGACGCCTTGCAGCTGGCGTTGGCGGTGCTGGCCGAGCGGGCCGGGACCGCAGCGGCGGCCGCCCGGGCGCTGACGTCGGGGGAGTCGCAGTGA
- a CDS encoding UDP-N-acetylmuramoyl-L-alanyl-D-glutamate--2,6-diaminopimelate ligase has protein sequence MKLSELLAGQEHHVLQGDPARTWITAGTTFDADRVTSGSLFIAVPGHREGGPDSVAPALACGAAAVLVDAATPAPAASVWASAPEVCVVRVPDTRTAAAVVASRYFGEPGRQMDMVAITGTNGKTSVSYMVESVLRISEGAKVGVIGTAGSRIGDELIPMPRSVLTTPESPDLQYLLGCMRDRGVGSAVLEATSMALLTHRVDRTFIDVGVFTNLTQDHLDDHGTMANYRDAKLRLFQGLCRRAVVNADDPVGAGIQAMMPGMVTTYALDAEADYRATDLSVDASGTRFILHHDGRKYPAAIPVPGRFSVANALATVAACHLLGHDLGRLVAALDRMPAIPGRFERFQAPRGTSVIVDYAHSPDSLDKVLTTIRDFARGQVITVFGCGGDRDTTKRADMGRIAGTHSDLCVLTSDNPRNEDPQAILDQIAPGIAATGTPFERFTDRRQAVAFALSAAGPDDIVLIAGKGSEPHQIIGDKLLPFSDMATVLELTRG, from the coding sequence GTGAAGCTGAGCGAGTTGCTGGCCGGGCAGGAGCACCACGTTCTGCAGGGCGACCCGGCGAGGACATGGATCACCGCGGGAACCACCTTCGACGCCGACCGGGTGACGTCGGGTTCGCTGTTCATCGCCGTGCCCGGCCACCGTGAAGGCGGCCCCGACTCGGTGGCACCTGCCCTCGCATGCGGCGCGGCGGCGGTACTCGTCGACGCCGCGACGCCAGCACCTGCGGCGTCGGTGTGGGCGTCGGCACCGGAGGTGTGCGTCGTACGGGTGCCGGACACCCGGACAGCGGCCGCAGTCGTCGCCTCCCGCTATTTCGGTGAGCCGGGGCGGCAGATGGACATGGTGGCGATCACCGGCACCAACGGCAAGACGTCGGTGTCGTACATGGTCGAGTCGGTCCTGCGGATCTCCGAGGGCGCGAAGGTGGGAGTCATCGGGACCGCCGGCAGCCGGATCGGCGACGAGCTGATCCCTATGCCGAGGTCGGTGCTGACCACGCCGGAGTCGCCGGACCTGCAGTACCTGCTGGGGTGCATGCGCGACCGCGGAGTCGGCAGCGCGGTACTGGAAGCCACGTCCATGGCGCTGCTGACACACCGGGTCGACCGTACGTTCATCGACGTCGGCGTGTTCACCAACCTGACGCAGGATCACCTGGACGATCACGGAACGATGGCGAACTACCGGGACGCCAAGCTGCGTCTGTTCCAGGGCTTGTGCAGGCGCGCTGTGGTCAACGCCGACGACCCGGTGGGCGCCGGGATCCAGGCGATGATGCCGGGCATGGTGACCACGTACGCCCTGGACGCCGAGGCGGACTACCGGGCCACCGACCTCTCCGTGGACGCTTCCGGCACGCGTTTCATCCTGCACCACGACGGCCGCAAGTATCCGGCGGCGATCCCCGTCCCGGGCCGCTTTTCGGTGGCCAACGCACTGGCCACCGTGGCGGCCTGCCACCTTCTGGGCCACGATCTGGGCAGGCTGGTCGCCGCCCTCGACCGGATGCCTGCGATCCCGGGTCGGTTCGAGCGCTTCCAGGCGCCGCGCGGCACGTCGGTGATCGTGGATTACGCCCACTCACCGGACTCCCTGGACAAGGTCCTGACCACCATCCGCGACTTCGCACGCGGCCAGGTCATCACCGTCTTCGGCTGCGGCGGGGACCGGGACACCACCAAGCGGGCGGACATGGGCAGGATCGCCGGAACCCACTCCGACCTGTGCGTCCTCACCTCGGACAACCCCCGCAACGAAGACCCACAGGCCATCCTGGACCAGATCGCCCCCGGCATCGCGGCGACCGGCACACCGTTCGAACGGTTCACCGACCGCCGTCAGGCTGTCGCTTTCGCTCTCTCCGCCGCGGGCCCGGACGACATCGTCCTGATCGCCGGCAAGGGCAGCGAGCCCCATCAGATCATCGGCGACAAACTGCTCCCCTTCAGCGACATGGCAACCGTGCTCGAACTCACCCGGGGATAG
- a CDS encoding carbohydrate ABC transporter permease, which yields MAAVGKTHAARWGVMNVVVVLYALFPVWWIAALSFKDPSTLTDGNYIPRDWTLENYRGIFDTSEFTRALINSIGIALIATVIAVALGTMAAYAVARLRFPGKRVLIGMSLLIAMFPPISLVSPLFNIERIVGIFDTWVGLIIPYMTFSLPLAIYTLSAFFREIPWDLEKAAKVDGATPAQAFRMVIVPLAAPGVFTTAILVFIFCWNDFLFAISLTSTESARTVPAAIAFFTGSSQFQQPTGSIAAAAVVITIPIIVFVLFFQRRIVAGLTSGAVKG from the coding sequence ATGGCCGCGGTAGGAAAGACACATGCCGCCCGATGGGGTGTCATGAACGTGGTGGTGGTGCTGTACGCGCTGTTCCCGGTGTGGTGGATCGCCGCGCTGTCGTTCAAGGATCCCAGCACCCTCACGGACGGCAACTACATCCCCAGGGACTGGACCCTGGAGAACTACCGGGGCATCTTCGACACCTCCGAGTTCACCCGCGCACTGATCAACTCGATCGGTATCGCCCTGATCGCCACGGTGATCGCGGTCGCGCTGGGCACCATGGCCGCCTACGCGGTGGCCAGGCTGCGCTTCCCCGGCAAGCGGGTGCTCATCGGCATGTCGCTGCTGATCGCCATGTTCCCCCCGATCTCCCTGGTGTCACCGCTGTTCAACATCGAGCGGATCGTGGGGATCTTCGACACCTGGGTCGGGCTGATCATCCCGTACATGACCTTCTCCCTGCCGCTGGCGATCTACACCCTGTCGGCGTTCTTCCGGGAGATCCCCTGGGATCTGGAGAAGGCCGCCAAGGTCGACGGGGCGACGCCCGCACAGGCCTTCCGGATGGTCATCGTGCCGCTGGCCGCGCCGGGCGTGTTCACCACCGCCATTCTCGTGTTCATCTTCTGCTGGAACGACTTCCTGTTCGCGATCTCGCTGACGTCCACCGAGTCCGCGCGCACCGTGCCCGCCGCGATCGCGTTCTTCACCGGGAGCTCGCAGTTCCAGCAGCCCACCGGGTCGATCGCCGCCGCCGCCGTGGTGATCACCATCCCCATCATCGTTTTCGTCCTGTTCTTCCAGCGGCGGATCGTCGCCGGACTGACCTCCGGGGCAGTCAAGGGGTGA
- a CDS encoding ABC transporter ATP-binding protein: protein MAEIILEGVTKRFPDGALAVKDVDLDIADGEFVILVGPSGCGKSTTLNMIAGLEDITEGTLRIGDRVVNDLAPKERDVAMVFQSYALYPHMNVRENMGFPLRLAKVDKATVNAKVEQAAQILDLTEHLDRKPANLSGGQRQRVAMGRAIVRDPKAFLMDEPLSNLDAKLRVQMRTQISRLQRSLGTTTVYVTHDQTEAMTLGDRVVVMRQGLVQQIGAPAELYDSPRNIFVAGFIGSPAMNFLNATLETGVLRSPVGDLPLDDRTRQALERQKVPREVIIGLRPEAFEDAALAHDRDRTGPAFTATVEVLESLGSDVYVYFTAEGGPATTTELEELATDSGLRDTGAPAGQQIVARLDAATRAREGEPVELQVDMAKAHVFDPATGANLTHPVRAD, encoded by the coding sequence ATGGCCGAGATCATCCTTGAGGGAGTCACCAAGCGATTTCCCGACGGAGCCCTCGCCGTGAAGGACGTGGACCTCGACATCGCCGACGGCGAGTTCGTGATCCTGGTCGGTCCGTCCGGATGCGGCAAGTCCACCACCCTGAACATGATCGCCGGACTTGAGGACATCACAGAGGGCACCCTGCGCATCGGAGACCGAGTCGTCAACGACCTCGCTCCCAAGGAACGCGACGTCGCCATGGTGTTCCAGAGCTACGCCCTGTACCCGCACATGAACGTCCGGGAGAACATGGGCTTTCCGCTGCGCCTGGCCAAGGTGGACAAGGCCACCGTCAACGCCAAGGTGGAGCAAGCCGCCCAGATCCTCGACCTCACCGAGCACCTGGACCGCAAGCCCGCCAACCTATCGGGCGGCCAGCGCCAGCGGGTGGCCATGGGGCGGGCGATCGTCCGTGACCCCAAGGCGTTCCTGATGGACGAGCCGCTGTCCAACCTGGACGCCAAACTCCGGGTACAGATGCGCACCCAGATCTCCCGGCTGCAGCGGAGTCTCGGCACGACCACCGTGTACGTCACCCACGACCAGACCGAGGCGATGACGCTCGGCGACCGGGTCGTGGTCATGCGGCAGGGCCTGGTTCAGCAGATCGGCGCACCCGCCGAGCTGTACGACTCCCCGCGCAACATCTTCGTCGCGGGCTTCATCGGCTCCCCGGCGATGAACTTCCTGAACGCCACCCTGGAGACCGGCGTCCTGCGCTCTCCCGTAGGCGATCTGCCGCTCGACGACCGTACGAGGCAGGCACTGGAACGGCAGAAGGTGCCCCGCGAGGTCATCATCGGGCTGCGACCGGAGGCATTCGAGGACGCGGCCCTGGCGCACGACCGGGACCGGACGGGCCCGGCCTTCACCGCCACCGTGGAGGTACTGGAGTCGCTGGGCTCCGATGTGTACGTCTACTTCACCGCGGAGGGCGGGCCCGCGACGACGACTGAACTGGAGGAGCTCGCCACGGACTCGGGGCTGCGTGACACCGGCGCCCCTGCCGGGCAGCAAATCGTGGCCCGCCTGGACGCCGCCACGCGTGCCCGCGAGGGCGAACCCGTGGAGCTGCAGGTCGACATGGCCAAGGCCCACGTGTTCGACCCGGCGACCGGAGCGAACCTTACGCATCCAGTGAGGGCGGACTGA
- a CDS encoding DUF309 domain-containing protein, protein MGSASDDGRDRDAEGRARSARPRDGLGRPLPYGADGVERQPEGVVRTPEQTVEEAQALLEAGKPFHAHEVFEDAWKSGPEEERALWRGLAQLAVGLTHAARGNLTGGARLLRRGAGAVEDWGAEAGLERPYGMDLPELVHWARELAGVVEQDEAPVDAGVWAPRLRGSKA, encoded by the coding sequence ATGGGTAGTGCTTCTGACGACGGACGGGACCGGGATGCCGAGGGGCGGGCGCGCAGTGCTCGGCCGCGGGACGGGCTCGGGCGGCCGCTGCCGTACGGGGCCGACGGGGTGGAGCGGCAGCCCGAAGGGGTTGTACGTACGCCGGAGCAGACCGTCGAGGAGGCGCAGGCACTGTTGGAGGCCGGGAAGCCGTTCCATGCGCACGAAGTCTTCGAGGACGCCTGGAAGTCGGGGCCGGAGGAGGAACGGGCCCTGTGGCGCGGGCTGGCCCAGCTCGCGGTGGGGCTCACGCATGCGGCTCGCGGCAATCTCACGGGCGGGGCGCGGCTGTTGCGGCGGGGGGCCGGGGCGGTCGAGGACTGGGGGGCGGAGGCCGGGCTGGAGCGGCCGTACGGGATGGATCTGCCGGAACTCGTCCACTGGGCAAGGGAGTTGGCGGGTGTTGTGGAGCAGGATGAGGCTCCGGTGGACGCGGGGGTGTGGGCTCCTCGGTTGCGCGGGAGCAAGGCTTAG
- a CDS encoding DUF4394 domain-containing protein: protein MAAVAVMVTSTALMLGTPGTGSAAPAATPSLRAYGITGDGTLMAAFWTDRPDVLNWVRAVTGLSGDTALIGVDFRVQNGVLYGVGNKGGIYTIKIPTGTQDVVVTKVSQLQYALHGTNFGVDFNPAADRLRVISDNGQNLRHNLNNNTTIQDLNLTTPPIEGTTKGVSAAAYTNNDLDGATATTLFDINTTSDQVVIQSPANNGTLAATGNLGLDAQINAGMDIYSTLSGGKTVDNAAFAALTAHGASTPSLYSINVFTGQATLVNDAAKSKFPLNITDVAISLTGT from the coding sequence ATGGCGGCGGTCGCGGTCATGGTCACGTCGACGGCGCTCATGCTCGGCACGCCGGGCACCGGCTCGGCCGCCCCCGCCGCCACCCCCAGCCTGCGCGCCTACGGGATCACCGGTGACGGGACCCTGATGGCCGCGTTCTGGACCGACCGGCCGGACGTGCTCAACTGGGTCAGGGCCGTCACCGGCCTCAGCGGCGACACGGCCCTGATCGGCGTCGACTTCCGGGTGCAGAACGGCGTGCTGTACGGCGTGGGCAACAAGGGCGGCATCTACACGATCAAGATCCCGACGGGCACCCAGGACGTCGTGGTCACCAAGGTGTCCCAGCTCCAGTACGCGCTGCACGGCACGAACTTCGGCGTCGACTTCAACCCGGCGGCCGACCGGCTGCGCGTGATCAGCGACAACGGCCAGAACCTGCGGCACAACCTCAACAACAACACGACCATCCAGGACCTGAACCTCACCACCCCGCCGATCGAGGGCACGACCAAGGGCGTCTCCGCCGCCGCCTACACGAACAACGACCTCGACGGGGCCACCGCGACCACGCTGTTCGACATCAACACGACCAGCGACCAGGTCGTCATCCAGTCCCCGGCCAACAACGGCACGCTCGCCGCGACCGGCAACCTCGGCCTCGATGCCCAGATCAACGCCGGCATGGACATCTACAGCACCCTGAGCGGCGGCAAGACGGTCGACAACGCCGCCTTCGCCGCCCTCACCGCCCACGGCGCGAGCACACCCTCCCTCTACAGCATCAACGTCTTCACCGGGCAGGCCACGCTCGTGAACGACGCCGCCAAGTCCAAGTTCCCCCTGAACATCACGGACGTGGCCATCTCCCTCACCGGCACCTGA
- a CDS encoding PucR family transcriptional regulator produces the protein MGSLFAELARQASTNARREVETYKREIPEFGFLDKDSRARAETLEHAMWFRRRTIELSPDNSELSGDDLGYIASMGELRAGAGMSLDARQRVLRVHTALMLREINEATEAQRGGGVDELMRMMAWFAPQGERGIGAYRQGFVRVLRRRMPYAEQVALLARSLLNGDSISTEIAAAVDMELPDYFAVTVFRLPDLPAVDRFLENEIETLVKSHQVPVMWGPDNGDGSGELIALVPLISGAVEAENVSPHTVPDLLPDRTPDHLPDLVRDFARALGRPCAVGTATAPLPELADALDRARRISRAAPLRRTSAQLRPHTLADVFVELAVVDVPFVDAWLRDVARRLDSGPDLLVTLDAYYRHDMHRGATATALNVHTRTLDYRLRRVRELTGIDPGSTRGVRTLSAVVTRRLSGAWR, from the coding sequence ATGGGAAGCCTCTTCGCCGAACTGGCCCGGCAGGCGTCGACCAACGCCCGCCGCGAGGTCGAGACGTACAAGCGCGAGATCCCGGAGTTCGGGTTCCTGGACAAGGACTCCCGGGCCCGGGCCGAGACGCTGGAACATGCGATGTGGTTCCGGCGCCGAACTATCGAACTGTCGCCGGACAACAGCGAGTTGAGCGGCGACGACCTCGGCTACATCGCGTCGATGGGGGAGCTGCGGGCCGGGGCCGGAATGTCGCTCGACGCGCGGCAGCGGGTGCTGCGCGTGCACACCGCGCTCATGCTGCGCGAGATCAACGAGGCGACCGAGGCACAGCGCGGCGGCGGAGTTGACGAACTCATGCGCATGATGGCCTGGTTCGCCCCGCAGGGCGAGCGCGGCATCGGCGCCTACCGCCAGGGATTCGTCCGTGTACTGCGCCGCCGAATGCCGTATGCCGAGCAGGTCGCCCTGCTGGCCCGGTCATTGCTGAACGGAGATTCGATATCGACGGAAATCGCCGCGGCCGTCGACATGGAACTGCCCGATTACTTCGCGGTGACGGTGTTCCGGCTGCCGGACCTGCCCGCCGTCGATCGTTTCCTGGAAAACGAGATCGAGACGCTGGTGAAGAGCCACCAGGTGCCGGTCATGTGGGGTCCGGACAACGGAGACGGTAGCGGTGAGCTGATCGCCCTGGTCCCCCTGATTTCTGGTGCCGTGGAAGCGGAAAACGTATCGCCGCACACCGTTCCCGACCTCTTGCCCGATCGCACCCCCGACCACTTGCCGGATCTCGTACGGGACTTCGCCCGCGCCCTCGGCCGGCCCTGTGCCGTCGGTACGGCCACCGCCCCGCTGCCCGAGCTGGCCGACGCCCTCGACCGGGCCCGGCGGATCAGCCGTGCGGCCCCGCTGCGCCGGACGTCGGCACAGTTGCGACCGCACACCCTGGCCGACGTGTTCGTCGAACTCGCCGTCGTGGACGTGCCGTTCGTCGACGCATGGCTGCGCGACGTGGCCCGACGACTGGACTCCGGCCCGGACCTGCTCGTCACCCTCGACGCGTACTACCGCCACGACATGCACCGCGGCGCCACCGCGACCGCCCTCAACGTCCACACCCGCACCCTCGACTACCGCCTCCGCCGGGTACGGGAACTCACCGGCATCGACCCCGGCTCGACGCGGGGCGTGCGCACGCTCAGCGCGGTGGTCACCCGGCGCCTGTCGGGAGCGTGGCGCTGA
- a CDS encoding ABC transporter substrate-binding protein, translating into MLASVLAACGSDEGSDRPVLNWYNFPDDSGALQKAADRCSQASGGRYRISYNKLPRAADGQRQQLVRRLAAEDDSLDILGLDVTWAAEFAEARWIREWTGAAKQQAVEGTLRVPLQTSTWKGKLYAVPYNTNTQLLWYRKDLVPTPPRTWAEMLDMAGALARQGKPHFVEIQGAQYEGLTVWFNTLINSAGGSILNASATEPSLGPPAVRAAGIMRDLAKSPAADPSLPNQMEDQNRLAMESGVAAFELNYPFVYPSMKANNPALFKNFRWAPYPRVDANRPARPTIGGIDLAVSAYSRHPDLAFEAALCLRNRENQLTAALEGGLPPTLRALYDEPAFMKEYPFSREVLAALESASVRPLTPAYQNVSIAVSHTLSPPSGIKPESSIDTIREQIDDALRSEGVIP; encoded by the coding sequence TTGCTGGCGTCGGTGCTCGCCGCTTGTGGCAGTGACGAGGGCTCCGATAGACCCGTCCTCAACTGGTACAACTTCCCCGACGACTCCGGTGCGCTCCAGAAGGCGGCCGACCGGTGCAGCCAGGCATCGGGCGGCCGCTACAGGATCAGCTACAACAAGCTTCCGCGTGCCGCGGACGGCCAGCGCCAGCAGCTCGTACGCAGACTCGCCGCCGAGGACGACTCGCTCGACATCCTGGGCCTGGACGTAACCTGGGCGGCGGAGTTCGCCGAGGCGCGCTGGATCCGGGAATGGACGGGGGCGGCGAAGCAGCAGGCTGTCGAGGGCACGCTGCGCGTACCGCTGCAGACCTCGACCTGGAAGGGCAAGCTGTACGCAGTCCCGTACAACACCAACACCCAACTGCTGTGGTATCGCAAGGACCTGGTGCCCACCCCACCCAGGACCTGGGCCGAGATGCTGGACATGGCCGGCGCCCTCGCCCGGCAGGGCAAACCGCACTTCGTGGAGATCCAGGGTGCCCAGTACGAGGGCCTGACCGTCTGGTTCAACACGCTGATCAACAGTGCGGGCGGTTCCATCCTCAACGCGAGCGCGACCGAGCCTTCCCTCGGTCCTCCTGCCGTGCGGGCCGCCGGGATCATGCGTGATCTGGCGAAGTCCCCGGCCGCGGACCCCTCCCTGCCCAACCAGATGGAGGACCAGAACCGCCTCGCCATGGAGTCGGGTGTGGCGGCGTTCGAGCTCAACTACCCGTTCGTCTATCCGTCGATGAAGGCGAACAACCCCGCACTGTTCAAGAACTTCCGCTGGGCGCCGTACCCCCGGGTCGACGCGAACCGCCCGGCGCGGCCCACCATCGGCGGCATCGATCTGGCCGTGAGCGCCTACTCGCGCCACCCCGACCTGGCCTTCGAAGCGGCCCTGTGCCTGCGCAACCGGGAGAACCAGCTCACCGCCGCCCTCGAGGGCGGCCTGCCGCCCACTCTGCGCGCCCTGTACGACGAGCCCGCGTTCATGAAGGAGTACCCCTTCTCCAGGGAAGTGCTGGCCGCCCTGGAGTCGGCGAGCGTGCGCCCGCTCACTCCTGCCTACCAGAACGTGTCGATCGCGGTCTCCCACACGCTGTCTCCGCCGTCCGGGATCAAACCGGAGAGCTCCATCGACACCATCAGGGAGCAGATCGACGATGCCCTGCGATCCGAGGGTGTGATCCCGTGA
- a CDS encoding VOC family protein produces MFGQSKAFSGFSVDDLGKARQFYGETLGLQVEESGQGDMRMLTIKLGSGASVFVYPKDNHTPASFTILNFPVDDIETAVDGLTQRGVSMERYPEFESDAKGIVRGPEGPTAIAWFTDPAGNVLAVLQEN; encoded by the coding sequence ATGTTCGGACAGTCGAAGGCGTTCAGCGGCTTCTCGGTCGACGACCTCGGCAAGGCCCGCCAGTTCTACGGCGAGACCCTCGGCCTCCAGGTCGAGGAGAGCGGGCAGGGCGACATGAGGATGCTCACGATCAAGCTGGGCAGCGGCGCAAGCGTCTTTGTCTACCCCAAGGACAACCACACACCCGCGAGCTTCACGATCCTGAACTTCCCCGTGGACGACATCGAGACGGCCGTCGACGGGCTGACGCAGCGCGGAGTGAGCATGGAGCGCTACCCGGAGTTCGAGTCCGACGCCAAAGGCATCGTCCGGGGCCCCGAGGGCCCAACTGCGATCGCCTGGTTCACGGACCCGGCGGGCAACGTCCTGGCCGTGCTCCAGGAGAACTGA